One Oryctolagus cuniculus chromosome 7, mOryCun1.1, whole genome shotgun sequence genomic window, GGCCAGGGCACAGGGctcggggcagagggcagggcagctCAGGAGTCAGGGCTGCAGGGTGGCACAGGTCAGGCTCAGACCGGGATGGAGATCTCCAGAGAGAAGTCCTCTCGGGGTGGGGAGCTCAGGGAGGGCATCTTGGGGTTCACACTCTGGTAAGATCTGCAGGTGGACATGACCTTGCCCTTTGGAGAGGAAGCAGACAGCACTCCATTGGCCCAGGAGTACCATCGTCATTCCCCAACCACTCCGAGGCACCCCCTGTCTTTTACACAAACCCAAGCCTGCACGCCTACCCCAATCCCACCCTAGAAACAAGCTTCCTTCCAGCTAACCCCCACCTTCCCGCTGATTTGCTAAGGCACACTTGAGACTCCTGTGTCACAGCCGGGACACTCCTAGGGGCATCTGAGTCGGTCCTGGCTTAGGCTACAGAGAGACGTGTCTGGTTGTGCCCATGTGGTGCCTGGGGGCCAAGCCCTGTGCCCCTTCCcacctgcacactcacacgtCACTCTTGGTGGTGTAGACGCTGTAGTTCAGAGACTCGATGGCCATCCAGCGCACGGGGAGACGCCCCTGGGAGAGAATGGGTTTGAGGGGTCCGGGGTGGAGGAAGGGGCTGTTTGGAGGTTCGgcggctggggtggggcctgaaGGGGAGGGTTAAGTGGGCTTACCATTGTCTTCTTCACATAAACCTCCTCCCCCCGAGAAAGGCCGAAGTCTGCGATCTTGGAGGCCAAGTTCTCCCCGACCAGCACGTTCCGCGCAGCCAGGTCCCTGTGGATGAACTGCAGGCGAGGTCAGCAGTCAGGGGAGGCCCAGGACGGCTGCACCGCCACCCGGTCGGGCCCCGTCACTGGTCTTCAAGGGCGCCCTGGAGCCCATGGctgtcctctcctcctctctgagaGAGCACGAGGCTGGCTCTCATCCCCTCGCAGCCGGAGCCCAGGCCAGGGTCGCGTCAGGCTGAATCTTTCTTCCACACTGCacactccctgtccctctctccccagcctctcctcctcGTCCCCTCCTGGACGAAGGCACCCAGGTGAGCCGGTTCTGAGTTCCGGTTTCTCTCCACCTTCTTCAGAgacccctcttctctctccagcaccccctccctctgcactggccccttcctctctgcctttaaataccCAAAGCGTGGCTAtcagggctgacgctgtggtgtggctggttaagccgccacctgcaacacctggctgctccacgtcccctccagctctctgccgatgcacctgggaaagcagtggcggcTGGCCtgaaggcttgggcccctgcacccacataggagacccagatgcagttccaagctcctggcttcagcctggcccagccctggctgatgtggccatttggtgagtgaaccagcagatggaagatctctctctgtctctctgtctctccttctctctgtaactctgcctttcaaataaataaataaataaatgtttaaaacaaacaaaagtgtgGCAGCGTGGCTATCTTTAAAactccttctctcccacccaggcccaggctccTCCTTCCCCATCCTCGCGGGTGggcctcacccactccctcccctTGTCTCCGGCTGACATCCGCAACTGCTGCCTGGACACCTCCACCTGGAGGCTCTGGGGCACTGGCAAAGCAACAGCCCTCAGACCTCTCTGTGCTTGCAGACCCCCAGCCCCCCGGGCCAGGGACCACAGCTCTGACCTCACTCCTCCTCAGCCCCCTCACCCAGCAGAGCCTGCTGACTCTGTTTCGCGGAGGCAGCCCAGggccttccctcccccccacctcggCCCACGCACACCTGCTTCTCACTCAGGTACTGCATGCCATTGGCAGCGTCACTGGCGAAGCGCAGCAGCTGCCGGGAGCTGAGGGTGGAGGCGGTGCCGTGCTCTCGGGCAAAAGCGGGGTCTGTCTCCAGCACGCGGCTCTTCCGCAGGAAGTCGAGCAGGTTCCCGTAGGGGGCGTATTCAATAGCGATGTACAAGTAGCCTGGGCGGGGGGTGAGGCGATCAGAGACCTGGTGCTTAGCTAGAGGGCAGCCGGATGCACAGTAGCCACAGCTCCCGGAGGCTGACACCAAGGGTTTGGGAGGAGGGGGCTCACCTCGGTTCTCGCAGGCCCCTAGGAGGTTGATGATGTTGGGGTGATGCCCCAGTTTGCACAGAACTTCCAGTTCCCCCGCAAAGTCACGATGGTCATTTTCAGAGGCATACTCTGGGCAGAGAATCCGTGTCACCTTTGTCAGACAGAACTCAGGAGGAAGGGCatgggccgggggaggggggcaagTGCTAGAGGGagagggtcagggctggggccagggatcACTCCCGGGGACCTTTCAGCATCTTGATGGCTGCGTTCATCTTGAGCCCGTCCTTCTTGATCATGGCCCGGATGACCTGGCCGAAGTTCCCCTCCCCGATGAGGTCCTCAAAGGTGATGTCCTCCCACTCCAGCACCGGATAGCTCAGAGGCTCAGGCTGCTGCTTTGGCCGCCGGGTCAGTGTCAAGGTCCCCGAGCTGAACTGCAGGATGGTCTCCTCGCCCTTCAGAGAATGGGACAAAGGGGCAGGTGGTCCACACTGGGGACATAAAGCATACATAGAGAGTTCTCTTGGCTACGCAAAAGTGGGCAGGGACCTGGTCAGCCAGGGATAGACACACAGAAGACAGGACTATCCTGGGACAATCATAGGTGATGGGGCTACGGGTGGGCCACTGGGAGGACAGATGTCCAAGAAGAGAAACTTGGAGGAAGAGGCCAAGAACCCTGGTGTCTGGAATGCAGAAGGAGGGCTTGCGGAGGAAGTTGCTAGAAGCTGCATTGTGAGTTGCTGGACAGATGCCACTTGTAACATTAAAAGCAGAAACGAACTGGAATGAGCTGTGTAATGTCACGACATGGTTTTCTGGTCCCAGAGAGAGGGACTGGAGAGGGTCTGGAGAGGACACAAGGGTCCACTCGTGGAGCAGCTACGCCAGGTGAAGCCCTGAGCAACGGAGCTGGTGGAGGGGCTGCTTTCTTCTGTGCACTCTGGGCCCCTGTGCGCCCACTGGACGTCCAGCTGAGCTCTGAAGCCAGAAAGCAAGACCATCGCAAAcagcaggagaggagggggctggccTGGGCAAGGCTCATGGCAGGAAGAAAAAAGAGCTGAGCGGGGCCAAGGAGGCCACCCACACGGGAACGCAAGAAGGGTTGAAGCAGGCCCGGTGCGGGGGCCTCCTAAGCGAACCGAGGCTCAGCTCGATGGGCCAGGGCTGAGGACAGGAAGGGCAGGCAGCTGGACGCGCACACGTGTGCTCTCGGGCCGGCACCCTGCCCGTGTGGCCAGGGAGGTGCACAGCAcgggcacacacacgcacgtgcaccTGGGTGCCTGCCAGGGGATGCACACATGTGCTTGTACACAGCACACACGTGTCTGTGTGCAGACACACGTGTCAGGGACAGGTCTTGATATACGAGTGTaagttcagaaagttcatggaagatggaatgatGGGGAAAAACAACTGAATGCAAGCGAACACTTTCAGGAGGTCCCTGGGAGCTGCCTGTGATGAGAACTCTGCCTAGTTGGCGACGTGTATGCCGTGATAACATGCGCGCTGAGGCCAATTTCTCTCATGTGTCCCCGGGACCCTCCCCCGGCACAGCAGTGATGCCTTCTGGGTGCGCTGACTCAGAGAGGGAGGGCCACCGCAGGAACCCCGATACTAGGCTCTATATCACAGGGTCAGCCCTTGAGAAGGAAGAggcttgagttgattttttttgaaatgccaAAGCAGGGCTCTAAATACCAAAGGGCAGAGTTCAGGGCCCGAGTGACAACAGTGGAGAAGGTCTCAGAGGCAACAGGACCTGCAGAAGGACGGGACCAGAGCAGGTGCAGCTGGCCGGCTGCAGTGAGCCGCCTGAGGGCCGGGACTGCAGGGCACAGAGACCGCACAGGCTGACCAGGGAGCCTGGAGGGGCAGTGGTccatgcttctcctctcagagGCGGCTGCATGAGGGCCTGAGGGCGCAGCATGTGCCACCCTCTGCACGGCACGGGGAAGGGGAAGCAcccaggtccttttttttttttttttttttttttttttgccaggcagagttagacagtgtgtgtgagagagttacagacagtgagagagagagacagagagaaaggtcttccttccattggttcactcccccaatggccgctatggccggtgctgtgccgatccgaagccaggagccgggcacctcctcccggtctcccatgtgggtgcagggactcaagcacttgggccatcctccactgccttcctgggccacagcagagagctggactggaagaggagcaaccaggaccagtacccggcaccccaaccaggactagaacccggggtgctagtgctgcaggcggaggattagtcaagtgagccctggcgccagcTGCACCCCAGGTCCTTAAGTCTCCCTAAGGAGGCCTGGGAATTGCCAGGGTGGCAGCTGGCATGAGGGCACAGCAGGAGTACCCGGTGAGCAGGGGGCCGCCGTAGGGCTGAGGACCTCATGTGTAGATGTGTGTATAAAGAGGCAGGTTCCCACGTGGGCAGAGCCTGCAAGGACAGGGCCGCCAGGAACCCCAGGCACCCCTCCGTGACGTCACTATGCAGCCTGCACTGAGGCCCTAAGAAGGAGAAGGCAGggtgtggggaaggggagagacaagTTCTAAGCTGACCACGTCCAAACGCCCAGACATGCGATTGGCCCTGGTAAAATACGAACAAAGCTGAGCCGGGAATACGACAGAGCTCCTCACGAATATAAGCGGGCTCCCGGGCTGAGCTCAGCTCTagagaaaatattttgcaccCCTGAACGCAGTCTTCTACCCGGGACcagcacatgcatgtgcacacatgtacgCACACAGTACACAAGCtcttgtgtgtgtgcaggcgtAAACACATGGACGTGAGGGTGGGACGTGGGCCCGGGGGCGGGCACAAACACTGACCGAGCCCGACTGGTAGGTGAAGGTGCGTCTTCGCTGCAGGCAGCTTCGGCGGATGCACACGAGGGCGAGGAGCGCGGCCAGGATGGTGAGACAGGTGGCAGACACggagcccaccacagccaggaccAGCTGCTGATCCAGGCCCTCCTCGGCCGCCCGGCTCTCCTGGACGGGGCCCTCGCTCTGCAGCCCTGGATGCAAAGAGAGGGGCAGATGGCGGATGGCCTGGGTGAGGAACTCAGAGGCTGCCATGGGGTCCCACCGAGGGGGACAGGCCGGAGCCTCAGCACCAAGACACGGGGAGCTCACTTGGGCCACAGGGAGAAGGGACCAGGACATGAGTGCCCCAGCACCAAGTCTGAGCCACTTGTCGTGGGGAGCCCGGGCTGGGGGTAAGGCGGAGGGACTGTGGGAGGCTGCGGGCCCTGGCCCCTCACCATTGCCCAGGGTAGATGCTTCCACCATGTTGCTCCAGTCACCGAGACCCTGAACGCTGGCCCGCACGCGGAAGAGGTAGCGCGTGCTGGCATTGAGGCCGCGGACGATGGTGTTGGTCTCCTCGGGCCTGTCCACGTCCATCCACAGAGGGTCTCCTGAGCCCCCAGCCACCTGCACCTCCACGATGTACTTGGATATGGGCCCAGGTGGAGCCTCCGGACGCTGCCACGTAAGCTGGATCTCGGAGTCCGAgagggcctgggcctgcaggtgccggggggctggaggccctggggggaggggggaggaggtaGGGCTCACACAGGCCCAGGCTTTGCATAGCAGGCTCAGACATGCTCATTCGAGTTGTGTCCGTTGCCCTGGGTACTACCCTATCGTGGGAGCCACCTGCCAacttctttcttcccctcctaggcccctcccaccctcaaagCTGCCTTCACTTGGGAATTTCTGCTTTCCCTATTCCCCTTGTCTCTCAAGTCCTTCCCACGTCCCCATGTGCTCTGTACTCCCCAAGCCCCACGGCCTGCCATGACCCATGACCTCCCCGCGTGAcccgtcttctgctttccatgGCTCACGTCTTCCCTGATACCCTGGGTGTGTGCTGTCTTCTCTGTCCACCCAGTTTCCAGCAACCTCCCATGCCCCTGTGTCCCCTGTCCTGGCCCGGTCCCCAGCCCGCCACCCTGTCCACCCCGGGCATACCGCTGGGGGGCAGAAGCACGCGTGCGAGGGGCGAAGCGGGGCCCAGGAGGGTGCAGTGGTAGAGCCGCACATCCAGCTGGTAGTGGGCACCAGGCGTGAGTCCAGTCAGGACGGCAGTGCGGGCCTGGGGGGACGAGACGTTCTCCCGCCGCTCCTGGCCGCGCGCCACGTCCCACAGGCGCAGCAGGAAACCGTCGCCCACCAGTGGCCCAGGCACCGAGGGTAAGGACCAGCTCACTCGCAGCCGGTCAGGGCCCTCCACATGCCACGCATCCAGCCACGGCTGCAGCAAGGGCTCTGGGGCCAGAGGTCAGGGGTCAGAACTGCTGATGGCTCCTGGGGGCTGGGATGGGACAAGCTCCAAGGGAAAGGCAGGGGCCCCGGGGGTGGAAGAGACTCGCCAACCCTGAGTGGACAGGACAGCAACCCCTGGGGGCCGGGAAGGAATGACTCGGGGCCTCTCACCAGGGCAGTCTGTGGTCATGAGGGTGGGAGGGCCCCAGGCCCCCTCACCCCCTTCGCCTGGCCTGCTCAGCTGCACACGGACGCTGTATCCTGTCTTTGGCCGCAGGTTCATTAGCGTCACGTTCTCACTGGGGTCCACTGGGGGTGGAGTGGGCAGCACACACCATTCAGTCCTAGCTCCTTCCTGAAGCCGCCATTCTCCCATCAGCCCCTCCCACTGCTGCCCAGCACCTGGGTCCCGCCCAGGACCCCGCCCACTCACCCACGATGGTGGACCAGGCCATGGTGCTGTCCTGGGGCCGGTAGTGTAGGCGGACAGAGGAGATGGGTCCGTCGCCAGAGAAGGAGACGAGCGGGGAGACCACCAGCTGGCGGCTGTGCTTGGCCAGGAGCCGAGGTGCAGTCAGAGGCACGGGGGGCACTGCCAGGAGACTCGGGGTAAGGCCCCGCCCAACACGGCTCACCCTGTCCTCAGAGGAAGTCTGTGCTTTGGGCATCAGCCATCTCTGGGGCTTCATTTGGACCTGGGGACCCATCGTCACCAGATGACCAGAGCGGCCAGGGCCCAGTGAGGCAGAGCTCTGGCCCTGGATGGCTTGGCGCCCAGGGATTTGTCAGGAAGGACATGAGAATATCCATGAGATGCTGAGTGAGGGAGTGACGTGGCCAGACAGGGGTTGAGGGGCGAGGACTCCgcccaggcaggagccagcaggtgccagccttgccctctctctcctcctccccgccTCACCACTCTCTTCCCgaacagcaacaaaaacagagGCGCCAAGGAAgcacctgctctgccccaaggcTTCACAGGCACCTTTCAGCCAGGGCTCGCTAAcccctgcatcctgagtgcagaaAGGGAGACTCAGAGACCCTGAGTAACTTGCCTCAGGACACACAGCAGCAAGCAGGAGGCCGAGTCAGGGTTGGCTCTAGGTCACCCCGAGTCAGGCGATTTTGCTTCAAAACAGCTTTGTGTTTCTGCCCAATGTCTTCACCTGATGGCCACTGTCTCTACTCTGGCCTCAGCTTCTCCCTTTCCAGATTACAGCATCAGTGAATGTCCCTTGCCTCTTCCAAATATTTGCCAGACTGACTTTCGAAgaacaaggaaggaaagaaggaaggaaggggggccAAAGAGGATGCAGGGTTGTGAGCCAGGGGACGGGGTCAGGCAGGAGCAGGTGGGTGCTGATTTGGGTCAGGACAGAGATACAGCTTGGATCCCATGGAGCCCCTGGTGCCAAGGCTGTGCAGTGGACCCGATGTCCAGGAGGTGGCCGGATACAGTCACACTCCCGTGAACCTGCACACTGGCTTCAGGGCCACATCTGCACCGGGAGGTCCCACCaagtgggcctgggccaggagaggGGTCCTGGCTGCAGAGAGCAGCTGAAACCTTGGGACTGGAGAGGGCACTTTACATGACACTAATGATCCCGGCCAGCACCCACTGGGCAGCACCCTGCATCGGGCACGGGGCTAACCGCTCCCAGGCATCGTCTGATTTAACCTCCACAGCACTCCTTTCAAGCAAGCACTCACACTCCAGCCGATGGGAGACAGAAACCCAAAGAGGCTAAGAAACTTGCTTAAAGCGACAGAGCTAGCGATCTTTAAAGAGTCAGACCCAAGCTGTCCAGCTCCAAAGCCTGGCTTGGGAGGAGTAGGGAGAGAAAGGCCAGAGGCAGGGCCTGGTGGTGGAGGCAGATGTGGAGGCGTGGGTGTGGGACAGGGCTGCTGAGGAGGTGGGCAGCAGAATGCAGCCGTGAGAAAGgggcagggaagagggaaggTTTATACAGAGGGCGAGGGGCTCAGGAGCCCGGGTGGGAAAGACGGGGCTGCTGAAGGTGATGGGGTACTTAGACTGGGTGACCACGCCTGGCCTGAGCGAGCCTGGGCCCTGGCCGTTCCCTCCTCATTCACCTGGCAGACTCCCTGCAGCGGTCAGCTTTGGGAAGCCAAGCAGGTCACCTTCTGAGTTTCACGGTCCCATGAGCTCCCCCTGTCCTAGCACtgagtgcccacatggggtgacttggagccaggaggaagcgccCCAGAGgcacacttgtgtgtgtgtgcgtgtgtgcgggTTGTGGAGGGGAAGGCGTGGCTCGGCAGAAGGGAGGGTGAGGGTGGAGAGTGTCCCCAGTTTCTAGCACATGTGATGTCCTTTCCAGAAGGGACTCAGCTCTGCTCAGCCTGGACCCCCAGTTGCCCACAAGCCCTCTTGTTTGGCTGGTGCTGGGCAATGACCTTAGATGCCCTCCCTTCCTGCTAGGATCctgtctgagtggggtgggtagGGCCTGCTCTGCTCCCCGGCCTGAGGACATCACTGACCTTTGACATTGACCTTGAAGCGCCGGCTGTCTTGGCCACCAGATGTGGACACGCGGCACTCCCAGAGCCCACTGTCCCCAAGGGCCAGGCGGGGAACCTCAAACTCTGCAGTGGTCTTATCTGGCTCCACAATGGCCTTGGTGgactaggagagagaggagaaggggacaAATGCCGAGTGGGCACCCCGTGGCAGGGACATGTGTGTCTGCTGGGATGATGCCTgggacagaggcccagggacagCCCCTCACCATCAGCCTGACCTCACGTGAGCCACCGGCAGgccagtggcagagccagggggAAGTCTGGGAGTGGCTGGGGACCCGAGAGACCAGCTATGAActggtgggtgggggcggggcgggttTGGGGGCCCAGGGCTGACCAGCAGCACGGTGCCGTCCGGCTTGCGCAGCTCCATGCTGCCCCGGACCGGGAAGGGGTTGCCTGCGGCTGCGCAGTTGATCCGGGGCGTGGTGTCTAGGTTGAACTCTAGCTCCGAGGCCACATTGAGGATCTGGGGGATGCGGTCTGGGAAGGAAAGGACACTCGTTCTGGAGCTGCCCCCCCATCCCCGCCTTGGGGCAGGCAGTCGATCACCGAAGTGCCCCTCCCCCCGTGCTGGGCATCTCAGCAGAAGCGCCCCCGTCTACCTGGTCACTGAATCCTGAGAGCCAGCAAAGTCCCACGGActgctccagccccctccccaccgccccaTCCCACACTAATGCCCGCAAGCAGGTGCCTCCCCATCCCCACAGTCAGAACAGGAGGTCAGGACTCCTGTGGGGGGCTCTGGCTGCAGACCCCCtctccccagggcctcctgcttCTGCTCACCACCCAGCAACAAAAGGGTCTTTCGCAGACACAAGCCCGGCCACTCCTTCCTGCCCCTCACCTTCTAAGCGCAAACCCTTCAGCATTCAGAGGCCCAGGACTGGACCTCTTCACTCCTCTGGTCTCCCTGTTCCACTGTCCCGCTGTTCAAGCCCTTGGGCGTTGCCCGTGCTCACTCCCCAGCCCTGTATCTCTGGGCTTTCACATCCAATCTCAGACCTCACCTCCTCCCAGGAGACTTCCCTGACTGGCCAGCCTCCCCTGGGCTCCCATACACTCTATGCTGCTGCCAGTCACGGTCTGGTGGCTGGTCCTGAGAGCACCTGCCAGACCGTGAGCACCgtggcagtggggctgggacGGCTCCTGGAGAGAAGCAGGCCAGTCTCCTCTGCTGGCTTGTCTCAAGGGGTCCGGAGACCCTGCTGCTCGCACCTGACTTCTCGCAGTGCACTCCATGCCACCCGGAGGGGCAGACACAGCCGCTGAACCGATCACAAGTGCCACCATTCTGGCACTGACACTGGAGGCGGCAGTCGGCCCCGAAATGACCAGGGGCgcaggctggggacagaggaggtGGTTAGAGGGGGCGTGGTCAAGGGGCACAGATGGGGCACAGGCTGTACAGCAGGCTGGGGACAGAGTGGGCATCGGGTGGGTGAGCGGGGCACTGTGGGGGGCTCGGTGTGTAAGTCAGAGTGAGAGGGACAAGTTCAAGTTAGGGTGCGGCCATGGATTGGTGGGTTGGTCCATACCTTCCTGGCACTGGCTTCCTCTCCAGCCAGATCCACAAGAGCAGCCATAGgggtctgggaggcagaaggtgaggcCCCGGCAGCCTGATGTGCCCGGGCACtgctcctggcagctctgcccaaAACGGCCCTCTCTGCAGGCTAGAAACAGGCAGGCATGCCGGTGAGTTGGTCCCTCAGCCCCGCGCTCCATCCCATTggctccagggtcttttccaggttAGGCACCCTCTCCTGCCTGGGTCCTAGCTCCCTGCCTCCTCACCTTGCTCACAGCGGGTACCAGTGAATCCAGGAGGGCACACACACTCGCCGTCATGGTCATGGCAGACCCCTCCATGCAGGCAGCCTGGGCAGTCCTTGGCACAGCCTGGCCCCCAGCGCCCAGCCCCACAGCCTGGCAGAAAGTGTCCTCAGCAGTTGCCCTT contains:
- the TIE1 gene encoding tyrosine-protein kinase receptor Tie-1 isoform X1; this encodes MVCLGPTPLLAIFLLTSHVGAAVDLTLLANLRLTDPHRFFLTCVSGEAGAGQGADAWGPPLLLEKDDRIVRTLPPGQPLHVARNGSHQVTLRGFSKPSDLVGVFSCVGGAGARRTRVVYVHNSPGAHLLPDKVTHTVNRGDTAVLSARVHKEKQTDVIWKSNGSYFYTLDWQEAREGRFLLQLPDVQPRSSGIYSATYLEASPLGSAFFRLIVRGCGAGRWGPGCAKDCPGCLHGGVCHDHDGECVCPPGFTGTRCEQACREGRFGQSCQEQCPGTSGCRGLTFCLPDPYGCSCGSGWRGSQCQEACAPGHFGADCRLQCQCQNGGTCDRFSGCVCPSGWHGVHCEKSDRIPQILNVASELEFNLDTTPRINCAAAGNPFPVRGSMELRKPDGTVLLSTKAIVEPDKTTAEFEVPRLALGDSGLWECRVSTSGGQDSRRFKVNVKVPPVPLTAPRLLAKHSRQLVVSPLVSFSGDGPISSVRLHYRPQDSTMAWSTIVVDPSENVTLMNLRPKTGYSVRVQLSRPGEGGEGAWGPPTLMTTDCPEPLLQPWLDAWHVEGPDRLRVSWSLPSVPGPLVGDGFLLRLWDVARGQERRENVSSPQARTAVLTGLTPGAHYQLDVRLYHCTLLGPASPLARVLLPPSGPPAPRHLQAQALSDSEIQLTWQRPEAPPGPISKYIVEVQVAGGSGDPLWMDVDRPEETNTIVRGLNASTRYLFRVRASVQGLGDWSNMVEASTLGNGLQSEGPVQESRAAEEGLDQQLVLAVVGSVSATCLTILAALLALVCIRRSCLQRRRTFTYQSGSGEETILQFSSGTLTLTRRPKQQPEPLSYPVLEWEDITFEDLIGEGNFGQVIRAMIKKDGLKMNAAIKMLKEYASENDHRDFAGELEVLCKLGHHPNIINLLGACENRGYLYIAIEYAPYGNLLDFLRKSRVLETDPAFAREHGTASTLSSRQLLRFASDAANGMQYLSEKQFIHRDLAARNVLVGENLASKIADFGLSRGEEVYVKKTMGRLPVRWMAIESLNYSVYTTKSDVWSFGVLLWEIVSLGGTPYCGMTCAELYEKLPQGYRMEQPRNCDDEVYELMRQCWRDRPYERPPFAQIALQLGRMLEARKAYVNMSLFENFTYAGIDATAEEA
- the TIE1 gene encoding tyrosine-protein kinase receptor Tie-1 isoform X2; the encoded protein is MVCLGPTPLLAIFLLTSHVGAAVDLTLLANLRLTDPHRFFLTCVSGEAGAGQGADAWGPPLLLEKDDRIVRTLPPGQPLHVARNGSHQVTLRGFSKPSDLVGVFSCVGGAGARRTRVVYVHNSPGAHLLPDKVTHTVNRGDTAVLSARVHKEKQTDVIWKSNGSYFYTLDWQEAREGRFLLQLPDVQPRSSGIYSATYLEASPLGSAFFRLIVRACREGRFGQSCQEQCPGTSGCRGLTFCLPDPYGCSCGSGWRGSQCQEACAPGHFGADCRLQCQCQNGGTCDRFSGCVCPSGWHGVHCEKSDRIPQILNVASELEFNLDTTPRINCAAAGNPFPVRGSMELRKPDGTVLLSTKAIVEPDKTTAEFEVPRLALGDSGLWECRVSTSGGQDSRRFKVNVKVPPVPLTAPRLLAKHSRQLVVSPLVSFSGDGPISSVRLHYRPQDSTMAWSTIVVDPSENVTLMNLRPKTGYSVRVQLSRPGEGGEGAWGPPTLMTTDCPEPLLQPWLDAWHVEGPDRLRVSWSLPSVPGPLVGDGFLLRLWDVARGQERRENVSSPQARTAVLTGLTPGAHYQLDVRLYHCTLLGPASPLARVLLPPSGPPAPRHLQAQALSDSEIQLTWQRPEAPPGPISKYIVEVQVAGGSGDPLWMDVDRPEETNTIVRGLNASTRYLFRVRASVQGLGDWSNMVEASTLGNGLQSEGPVQESRAAEEGLDQQLVLAVVGSVSATCLTILAALLALVCIRRSCLQRRRTFTYQSGSGEETILQFSSGTLTLTRRPKQQPEPLSYPVLEWEDITFEDLIGEGNFGQVIRAMIKKDGLKMNAAIKMLKEYASENDHRDFAGELEVLCKLGHHPNIINLLGACENRGYLYIAIEYAPYGNLLDFLRKSRVLETDPAFAREHGTASTLSSRQLLRFASDAANGMQYLSEKQFIHRDLAARNVLVGENLASKIADFGLSRGEEVYVKKTMGRLPVRWMAIESLNYSVYTTKSDVWSFGVLLWEIVSLGGTPYCGMTCAELYEKLPQGYRMEQPRNCDDEVYELMRQCWRDRPYERPPFAQIALQLGRMLEARKAYVNMSLFENFTYAGIDATAEEA